The DNA segment GTTTCAGGCGTTCGAACGCAAGCCGCAAGGCGCCGTCGCCGGCTTCGGCCAGATGTTCCACCACCAGCTGGTAATCGCCGCGCGGCTCGTACAAACTGACCTGGGCGGTGGCGATAACCGAGTCGCCATTGGCCGGTTTGAAACGTAATCGTTGCTGCTGACCCTTGAACATGGCGCAACGAACCTGGGCCTGGGCATCTTTCAACGTGAAGTAATAGTGGCCAGACGAAGGCAGGCTCAGGTTGGATATTTCGCCCTGTACCTGCACGGTTCGAAAGTGGTTGGCCAACAGGCGCTTGGTTTCGCGGTTGAGTTCGGAAACGCTGTAGATAGCTTCGGAATCGGTCATTGAACGGGGTAGGGGGCTGCTTAGCTTAATGACTCTATTCTAAGCCGATTCTGCGGTTTCCGGTCGGCTTCTCCTGAGCGGCGGTTTTTGCCGGAGAGCTGGGGTAGAATGGTGCAGTTAAGGTTTTGGTGGACGACAAGGATTCGACTCATGCATGAACATCAACTCGGTAATTGGCAGCACTCTCACGATTTCGCCAGGATTAACCGTAAAGGCGAGCGGCGGACCAAATGGGTGCTGGCACTGACGTTTAGCACAATGTTGGTGGAAATTGCCGCCGGCATGCAGTTCCACTCGATGGCTTTGCTGGCGGACGGCTGGCATATGGCGACTCACGTTGTCGCCTTCATGATTGCTATTTTTGCCTACCGCTACAGTCGGATTCATCAGCACGACCAAACCTTTGCTTTTAGCCCGGCCAAGGTCAGCGTATTGGGCGGTTTTGCCAGCTCAATCGCCTTGGCGATGGTGGCATTCGTAATGGTGGCCGATTCGATCGAACGCTTGTTGGCACCGCAGGCCATTCATTTCGACGAAGCAATTTTGGTGGCCGAAGTCGGTTTGCTGATCAATCTGGTGAGTGCGTTGTTATTGGGCGACCATCACGACCACCATCACGGCGACCATCATCACCACGACCACGACCACGACCACGACCACGACCACGACCATGAACATGAACATGAACATGAACATGAACATGAACATGAACATGAACATGAAAGCCGCGGCCACCATGACCATAACTTGCGAGCGGCCTATCTGCACGTGGTGGCGGACGCACTGACCTCGGTATTGGCGATTATCGCGTTGTTAGCCGGTAAATATTACGGCTGGGTCTGGTTGGACACCGTGATGGGATTTGTCGGTGCCGGGGTGATATTGATTTGGGCGGTCGGTTTGATCAGGGACACCAGCCCGATTTTGCTGGATCAGAGTATCGATTCCGCTTACGCCGCCAAAATACGGGCCGTTTTGGAACAGGACGGCGAATGCCGCGTTGTCGATCTGCACATCTGGCCGGTCAGCGCCAACCACTATGCCGCCATTATCGGTCTGGTCACGCAGCACCCGAAACCGCCGCAGTATTACAAGGGCTTGTTGGCAGAGTTTCGCAAGTTGGACCACGTCACGGTGGAGGTCAATTGCTGCGTCGGTGCCGATTGCGTTGCAAAATGATGACGTCGCTGCCGATGAATTCGATCGCGCAGTCGTAGTGCTCTGCCAGCCACGTTAAAGTGGGTCGCGAGAAAAAAGCGATGTGGGTCGGGTCGTTCTTGTAATGCCAGCGGCTGAAGGCGTCCGCATCGATTACCAATTTAGTCATGATACCCAGCCAACCTCCGGGGCGAATCAAACCGAACAGACGGCCGAATTCCCGCCCAGGCTCGCGAAAGTGCTCGATGACTTCGGTGCAGGTGATAAAGTCGTATTGCTGCTGCAAATGTGCGGGATGATTGGCGTAAATCGGGTCGTACAGTTTGACGCGATGTCCGTATTCCTCAAGCATGCTGGCCATTGCCGGACCGGGGCCGCAGCCGTAATCCAGCCCTTCCGAGCCGGGCGGCAACAGGCTGGCCAGCGGTAACGCCAGCCGCGACAGAAAGTTAAGATAGCCGGCATCGTTTGAGTGGTTTTGATGCAGATCGTAAATCGCTTTTTCCGCGTCCCGGCTTAAATGTTGGCTGCTATCCACAAACACCAGCCAACATTTTGCGCAGCGGCGGTAATCGCGTTGCCGGTCGCGATGAAAATGGTTTGTGTCATGGCTGGTGCAAAGCGGGCAGGTCGAGTTGTCCATGGTCGATACCGATTTTTTACTTGACCGTATTTTATCAGCTCGTATAATGAGCGGCTCACCAACGCGGAGCGGTAGTTCAGTTGGTTAGAATACCGGCCTGTCACGCCGGGGGTCGCGGGTTCGAGCCCCGTCCGCTCCGCCAATCGTTTTCTCTCATCTCCTTTCGCTCTCGAGCCGCAACAATTTCCTGGGATTTTCCTCGGTTGCAATGCCAGCCCAATTTTGTATCATCGCATTTCCCGCAGAAACTATAAGGAGAAATGCTATGAGCAGCTTGAGTCCATTTGTCGGCGGTAATCTGTTTGACGAGTTGTTTCGGGATATCAGTCCGGGCTATTGGGTCCGTCCTTTACACGGCGATCCGTTGCCGGCGCAGATTAAAGTCGATATTAAAGAAAATCCGAACGAATACGTCGTTCACGCCGAATTGCCCGGTGCCGGCAAAGAAAACATCCATGTCCAGATCGAAGGCAACGCAGTCAGTATCCGCGCCGAAATCAGCCAGATCGACACGCAGAACAAGGACGACAAACCTTTGCGCAGCGAGCGTTATTTCGGGCAGGTCTCGCGCAGTTTTCAGTTGCCGGTCGAGATCGATCAAGGCGCTAGTAAAGCCCGCTACGACAACGGCATCCTGACCTTGAATCTGGTCAAAGCCCAAAGCAAAGGCGGCCAGCGTTTGAGCATTGATTAACCGCCTGCTGGCGGCACAATCTGGCGGTAACGCCGCCAAATTATCTTGAAGGTTTCGGTCATCGTCGGGTCGTCTTTGGCGACCCGATCGTCTATGGCAGTGGGCGGGAACCAGCCGCCTTCGTCTATTTCGTCCGCTGCCAATTGGAACGGCCCGTTATGTCGGGCTTGGTAGACCTGAATAAACTCCATGCCCAGTTCCGGGCAAGCCTCCAGTTTGAATAAAGCTTTCAAATCGGCGGCGGCCACTCCCAACTCTTCTTCCAGCTCGCGCGGCGCGCAATCGGCGTAGGTCTCGCCGGCGTCGACATGGCCGGCGGCAGACGTGTCCCACAGACCTTTGTTCAGATCTTTCAGCATCGAGCGTTTTTGCAAAAACAACTGGTCGCGGTCGTTAAACACCAATATATGCACAGCGCGGTGACGGCGGCCGGTGGCGTGGATTTCCTGGCGCGGGCGCTGTTCCAGAATGCAGTCGAGTTCGTCGACCACGTCGAGCAGTTCGTTTGACATGTCAGCTATCGATTCCTATGGCAAGGTCGTGTATCGTAACCGTTTTTGATGGATTATCGAGCGAACATGGCAAGAAGAAGCGAGCATAGTCAGGAGCAGATCCGGGAAATGGTGCTGAAGGCGGCGGAAACCATTGTTATCGAGGATGGTTTTAATGCTTTGACGGTCAGGAAGATTGCGCTGGAGATCGGCTATACGGTCGGCAGCATTTACATGGTGTTCGCCAATATGAACGATCTGGCAACCCACGTTAAGGCGCGGACTTTGGAGCAACTTGCCGAACACCTGCAACAAAGCGTAACCGACGGCGGCGCCGAACAGCAGTTGATGGCGCTGGCGGATACTTACTTGCAATTCGCCGCCCGCCATTTCAACCGCTGGCGGATGATTTTCGATGCCCAGAGCGATGCGCCGGTACCGGATTGGTACCAAGCCAAGGTCGAACAAATGTTCGCGATTGCCGAAGCCTTGTTCGGCCAGCTAGCGCAGGATGTCTCCGCCGAGCGGAGCCGGCTGGCATCGCGTGCGTTGTGGAGCGGCATCCACGGCATCTGCATCCTCTCCTTGACCGGCGAGCAGCAAGCCGGCGAAGTCGAAGCCGCGAAAAAGGCGGTGGAGTTGCTGGTTTGGACTTTTATTCAGGGCTGGAAGATTGCGCCGAATCCGGCAAATGCCATGCCACCAGAATAGTCGCTACCAGCAATAGCAGCCCCAATCCGACCATAGCCGCGATTGGAGTCACCTGTTCCGCTGCGGCCAGGGTATAGCAACCGACCGCCAGCAACATTGCCGCGTTTTGAAAAAAGTTTTGCATCGCCACTGCGCCGCCGCTGCCGATGCTTTGTTGGCCGATTTCCTGCAAGGCGGCGTTGATCGGCACGATAAACAATCCGCCGGCGGTCCCCATCAAAAACAGCACGCCGCGCGCCGGCCAGATCGCGTCGGTAAAACTTAATGCCACAATCAGCGCACTCATTGCATAGGCAGGAATCCTTGCCCGGCGCAGATGTTCCAGCGGAATCAAGTGGGGTGCCAGCGCTGAGCCGGCGATGATGCCCAACGCCAGAAATAGCGTCAGGTTGGCGATGTCGCTGGCATTGTGCAGCATCAACACCAATGGCGCCCAGGCGATGATGATGACCCGGACGCTGGCCGCCGCCGCCCAAAACAGCGAAGCACCCAAAACCGCAAACCGCGAGCGCGGTACCGACAGAAAATCTTTGACCTCGCGGTAAAACAGCAGGATTTTCGAACCGCCGCCTATCGTTTTGCGCAATCCTGTCGGCAAAAACAGCGTCGTCGCAGCCGACACCGAGTACAGACCGATCGTGGCCAGCAAAGCCCAGGTGACGGAATGGTCGGCCAGCTTGGCGCCGACCAGCATACCGGTCAGTATCGCTAAAATGGTCGAGCCCTCGACCCAGCTATTGGCTTTGACCAAGGCATTGTGTCCGGCCAACTCCGGCAATATGCCATATTTGGCTGGGCTGTAGAGCGTGGCACCGACGCCGACCAGGCAATAAGCCAGCAAAGGTTCGACCTTGACCAGCAATAACCCGGCGCCGCCGGCTTTGATCAGATTGGCGATGATCAGTACCCGCGATTTAGGCTGGCTGTCGGCAAAGCCGCCCGCCCAGGGTGCCAACGCGACGAAAGTCACCAAAAATACGCTCTGCAATGCCGGCACGTACCAACTGGCCGGTTCCGCTTGTTGCATCACCATTGCAATGACCGTGAACAAAATGGCGTTATCGGCAAAGGCCGAGAGAAATTGCGCAACCAGCAACGGATAAATGGATTTGTTCATGCACGTATTCTTTAGTTTATTTTGATAAGATTCGTGGAGTAATTCTAACTAAGCCTTTTGTCGCTTCTTGTCTCTATAAAACATCCTAGTAGCGTTAGTTCCTTTCATTTTTTCATGAGTAAATTCGAATAATGTAGTTGCTTCAATTAATGTTGAAAGTTTCGAATATCCATAATTTCTAGAATCAAAATCAGGGAATTGTCGTTTGATCAAGCTTCCCGCCAAGCCCAAGAGTGCCCAACCATTCTCATCTGAACATTCCTTTGCGGCATTTCTGAGGCTGTTGATGAGTTTTGTATCCATACAAAGTTGTTGTCTGGTCCATTGGTTTTTGATCAAGGGAAGTGTTTTATCTGTAAGTGTGCTTGAGGTTTTTTCTTCAGTATCCGAGGAATCAAGTGTTACTAAAACATCAATGTAAATAAAATCATCACACGCATTTCTAAAAGAGATAGGGGTTTGCCTCTCTCCAACACCATACACATGGAACTGCGATTCCTTTAATCGAGTTGCCAATCTAGTAAAGTCACTATCACTTGAAATAATCGCAAACGCGTCAAATTTATTTGAATATAGTAAATCCATCGCATCGATTATAAGTGCCGCATCTGAGGAGTTTTTGCCTTGAGTATAAGAGAACTGCTGTATTGGCTGTATTGCTAATTCATTGAGCTTTTCTTTCCAATTTTTTAATGCAGATGAAGCCCAGTCACCATACGCTCGCTTCACGATTAAATAGCCATATTTGGATAGCTCAGTAATTATTGCCTCAAGAGAGGTTAGGCGCGTGTTTTCAGCATCGATCAGAACAGCGAGTTTCTTTTCGAGATGAAGCATTTACTGCCCTTCCTGGATCATCATGAGGTTGTTAGCAACCTCTGTAGCGCCCGGATAGTCGGTTTTACCGGTGGCCAACACCGGCAGTTTTTCCAGGACAAACAATTTTTTCGGCAAATTGATGGCCGCCACGCCCGGCGAGGCTTCGGCCAATTGCTTCAACATTGCGTTGCGTTGGGTGGTCAGCAGGATGATTTGTTCGCCCTTGCGCGGGTCGGGCAGGCTGACCGCGGCGTGTTGTGCGTCCGGCCAGGCCTGGATCGCCAATTGCTCGACCGCGGTCAGCGACACCATTTCGCCGCCGACCTTGGCAAAGCGCTTGCTGCGGCCGCGAATGTGAATAAAGCCCTCGTCGTCGACGTGGACGATGTCGCCGGTATCGTACCAACCTTCGCCGTACTGCGGCGAAATCGGGGGCGTCAATACGCCGGGATTATCCGGCAATAAGTAGCCTTTCATGATATTCGGCCCGGCCACGTGCAGCCGGCCGGCGCCGTCGATGCCCGGTACCGGCTCCAGGTGGTGCAGCATGTCGGGCATGAAGCGGCCGACGCTGCCGGCTTTGTAGTCCATCGGCGTATTGACCGATGTGACCGGAGCCGTTTCGGTCGCGCCGTAACCTTCCAGAATCCGGATCCCGAATTTGTTCAGCCACAGGGTGCGGGTGGTTTCCTGCAATTTTTCGGCGCCGGCCACGACATAACGCATCTTGTAAAAATCGTAGGGGTGGGCTTTTTTCGCATATGCCGCCAGGAAGGTGTTGGTACCGAACATGATCGTGGCGCCGACCTCGTAGGCCATTTCCGGAATCACCGCGTAATGCAGCGGGGAAGGATAGAAAAAACTGACCATGCCGTTCAACACCGACATCATGGTGCCGACGGTGAAACCGAAGGAATGGAACATCGGCAGGAAATTCAACACCACGTCGCCCGGTCCGAAATCGATGCGGGAGCGAATCTGTTTATGGTTGGCCAGAATGTTGGCATGCGACAGCACCACACCTTTCGGCAAGCCCTCCGAGCCGGAAGTGAACAGTACCACGGCCGCATCGTCGGCATCGTATTCCCGGCTTTTGTACCAGAGTCGGGCGGTTTTGCCCTGCAGCCACGCTGCAGCTTTGTCGAAGCCGGTCAGCGCCGCCGCCAAGTCCTCCAGATAGACCAAGTTCACTTGCTCAGCCAGTGTATCCGCTTCGGTTTGCAAATGTGCGGCTTCGATGAACTTGCGCGAGGTCAGTACGGTGTTGACCCGGCCGGTGCGGCAGGCGGCAGCCATCCCGGCTGCGCCCAGCGAGTAATTCAGCATCGCCGGGGTGCGGCGGTAAAGTTGCAGGCCCAGGATTACGTTCAAGGTCTTACAACTGTTCGGCAGCAACACGCCAACGTTTTCGCCGGACTCGGTAATGGATTTCACCAATTTGCCGACCGCGATGCTGCGCGTAATCAACGTGTCGTAACTGACCGGTTTGCGCTCCAGGTCCTCGGCAATGGCATAGTTGCCGCCGAAAATGGTGCGGGCTTCCAGTAGCGCAGCAAAAATGGTTTGCCGGTAATGGCTGGTGGCAAACATCATTTCGCTCATGATGTCCGATAAAATATGGCCGCTATGTTTGCGGCGGGCTTTGCCGGTGACGTCGCCGTGGGTTTCGATGCGGGTCGGGGGCAGGATGTGGAGGGTGATGCGCGGAAACCAGCGTTGTCTGACCTTATCGCCCAATTTGGAGAAGCGGCTGAATTCGGCGCCGTCGATCCGCACCGGCAGCAGCGTGGCACCGGATTTATCGGCGACCATGCCGGTACCGTCGTATATTTTCATCAACGTACCGGTGGTGGTGATTCGACCTTCCGGGAAAATCACGGTTTTGGTGTCCTGCTGCATGTGGTGGATCAGGGCTTTCAGCGACAGCGGATGGGTCGGGTCCATCGGGAACACTTTGGATAGCCTCAAGAACGGTCGCAACCACCAGCGTTCGGAGATGTGGGTATTGATGGCGAACGTGATGTCGTCCGGTAAAAACACGCCCAATAACAGGGGATCGAGAAACGAGGTGTGGTTGGCGACGATCAGCACCCGGTTGCCGGCTGCGGCGTAATTCTCCAGACCGTTGACCTTGACCCGATAAAGTAGGGTTAACAACCAGCGCAATACGATTTTCAACATAAATTTCCTCCCCGGCGCAGTTTAGCAGACAGTAAAGATAAAGACCGGAGCTACTATAAAATCAAATTAAACAATGTTCAATTGAATTTTACAGTCTCCGATTTTGCATTGCAAAATCCGACCGTCGTTAGCGGAAACCAGCCGGCACCAAGCATTTCGCATTTTTCCGGCGGATTTCATTATCATGTCGCTGCGTCGAGCAAGGAGCGAACAAGCCTAAAGCACGCTGCCAAAACCGCCGCCGAACTCCCGTTCAACGATCATGCGAGATCCATCATGACCCAGATTTCCAGTCCCGAGCCGACCCAGGCCATCTCAGTTTGGCTGACCAGCGCCGACCGCAGTCGCTTATTCGAAAAGGCGCAGGATGTGCTGTTTTTTCAAGCGGGCGATGGCCTCGGCCCGGCGATTACGCTGGACCCGGAACAAGTTCGGCAAACGATCGAGGGATTCGGTTTTTCGGTGACCGGCGGCAGTGCCATGCTGATCAGCCGCTTGCCGACAGACGTCAAACAGAAGTTATTGAATGAATTGTTTTCGGCCGACGCCGATGGCATCGGTGTCAGTTTTTTACGGTTGAGTATCGGCGCGTCGGATTTGAGCGAGCGCAGTTATTCCTACGACGATCTGCCGGCAGGGCAAACCGACTTCGAGTTGGCCTACTTTGACCTGGATGCCGGCGACTGCGAGGTGGTGCCGCTGTTGCGGGAAATCCTGGCATTGAATCCTGAGATCAAAATCATCGCCACGCCCTGGTCGGCGCCGCGCTGGATGAAAACCAACCAAGCTGCCGTCGGCGGCAAGTTAAGACCGGAGTGTTACGCCGTTTACGCTCAGTATTTCGTCAAATACCTGTTGGCGATGCGCGCACGCGGTATCGCGATTCACGCCATCACGCCGCAAAACGAACCGCAAAACTTCAAAAACGACCCGAGTATGGTGATGGAGGCGGCCGAGCAAGCCGAGTTCGTCAAAACCTACTTAGGTCCGGCGCTGGCTGAGGCCGGTTTGGCCGAAGTCGAAATCTTATGTTGGGACCACAATTGCGACGTCAAGGAATATCCGTTGGCGGTGTTCGCCGACGCTGGCGCCCGCCATTATTTGCGCGGCTCGGCTTGGCATCTCTATGGCGGCGATATTTCGGTGCTGTCG comes from the Methylomonas sp. EFPC3 genome and includes:
- the dmeF gene encoding CDF family Co(II)/Ni(II) efflux transporter DmeF; the encoded protein is MHEHQLGNWQHSHDFARINRKGERRTKWVLALTFSTMLVEIAAGMQFHSMALLADGWHMATHVVAFMIAIFAYRYSRIHQHDQTFAFSPAKVSVLGGFASSIALAMVAFVMVADSIERLLAPQAIHFDEAILVAEVGLLINLVSALLLGDHHDHHHGDHHHHDHDHDHDHDHDHEHEHEHEHEHEHEHEHESRGHHDHNLRAAYLHVVADALTSVLAIIALLAGKYYGWVWLDTVMGFVGAGVILIWAVGLIRDTSPILLDQSIDSAYAAKIRAVLEQDGECRVVDLHIWPVSANHYAAIIGLVTQHPKPPQYYKGLLAEFRKLDHVTVEVNCCVGADCVAK
- a CDS encoding class I SAM-dependent methyltransferase, whose protein sequence is MDNSTCPLCTSHDTNHFHRDRQRDYRRCAKCWLVFVDSSQHLSRDAEKAIYDLHQNHSNDAGYLNFLSRLALPLASLLPPGSEGLDYGCGPGPAMASMLEEYGHRVKLYDPIYANHPAHLQQQYDFITCTEVIEHFREPGREFGRLFGLIRPGGWLGIMTKLVIDADAFSRWHYKNDPTHIAFFSRPTLTWLAEHYDCAIEFIGSDVIILQRNRHRRSN
- a CDS encoding Hsp20/alpha crystallin family protein gives rise to the protein MSSLSPFVGGNLFDELFRDISPGYWVRPLHGDPLPAQIKVDIKENPNEYVVHAELPGAGKENIHVQIEGNAVSIRAEISQIDTQNKDDKPLRSERYFGQVSRSFQLPVEIDQGASKARYDNGILTLNLVKAQSKGGQRLSID
- a CDS encoding NUDIX domain-containing protein, which codes for MSNELLDVVDELDCILEQRPRQEIHATGRRHRAVHILVFNDRDQLFLQKRSMLKDLNKGLWDTSAAGHVDAGETYADCAPRELEEELGVAAADLKALFKLEACPELGMEFIQVYQARHNGPFQLAADEIDEGGWFPPTAIDDRVAKDDPTMTETFKIIWRRYRQIVPPAGG
- a CDS encoding TetR/AcrR family transcriptional regulator translates to MARRSEHSQEQIREMVLKAAETIVIEDGFNALTVRKIALEIGYTVGSIYMVFANMNDLATHVKARTLEQLAEHLQQSVTDGGAEQQLMALADTYLQFAARHFNRWRMIFDAQSDAPVPDWYQAKVEQMFAIAEALFGQLAQDVSAERSRLASRALWSGIHGICILSLTGEQQAGEVEAAKKAVELLVWTFIQGWKIAPNPANAMPPE
- the lplT gene encoding lysophospholipid transporter LplT encodes the protein MNKSIYPLLVAQFLSAFADNAILFTVIAMVMQQAEPASWYVPALQSVFLVTFVALAPWAGGFADSQPKSRVLIIANLIKAGGAGLLLVKVEPLLAYCLVGVGATLYSPAKYGILPELAGHNALVKANSWVEGSTILAILTGMLVGAKLADHSVTWALLATIGLYSVSAATTLFLPTGLRKTIGGGSKILLFYREVKDFLSVPRSRFAVLGASLFWAAAASVRVIIIAWAPLVLMLHNASDIANLTLFLALGIIAGSALAPHLIPLEHLRRARIPAYAMSALIVALSFTDAIWPARGVLFLMGTAGGLFIVPINAALQEIGQQSIGSGGAVAMQNFFQNAAMLLAVGCYTLAAAEQVTPIAAMVGLGLLLLVATILVAWHLPDSAQSSSPE
- a CDS encoding NYN domain-containing protein — encoded protein: MLHLEKKLAVLIDAENTRLTSLEAIITELSKYGYLIVKRAYGDWASSALKNWKEKLNELAIQPIQQFSYTQGKNSSDAALIIDAMDLLYSNKFDAFAIISSDSDFTRLATRLKESQFHVYGVGERQTPISFRNACDDFIYIDVLVTLDSSDTEEKTSSTLTDKTLPLIKNQWTRQQLCMDTKLINSLRNAAKECSDENGWALLGLAGSLIKRQFPDFDSRNYGYSKLSTLIEATTLFEFTHEKMKGTNATRMFYRDKKRQKA
- a CDS encoding AMP-binding protein encodes the protein MLKIVLRWLLTLLYRVKVNGLENYAAAGNRVLIVANHTSFLDPLLLGVFLPDDITFAINTHISERWWLRPFLRLSKVFPMDPTHPLSLKALIHHMQQDTKTVIFPEGRITTTGTLMKIYDGTGMVADKSGATLLPVRIDGAEFSRFSKLGDKVRQRWFPRITLHILPPTRIETHGDVTGKARRKHSGHILSDIMSEMMFATSHYRQTIFAALLEARTIFGGNYAIAEDLERKPVSYDTLITRSIAVGKLVKSITESGENVGVLLPNSCKTLNVILGLQLYRRTPAMLNYSLGAAGMAAACRTGRVNTVLTSRKFIEAAHLQTEADTLAEQVNLVYLEDLAAALTGFDKAAAWLQGKTARLWYKSREYDADDAAVVLFTSGSEGLPKGVVLSHANILANHKQIRSRIDFGPGDVVLNFLPMFHSFGFTVGTMMSVLNGMVSFFYPSPLHYAVIPEMAYEVGATIMFGTNTFLAAYAKKAHPYDFYKMRYVVAGAEKLQETTRTLWLNKFGIRILEGYGATETAPVTSVNTPMDYKAGSVGRFMPDMLHHLEPVPGIDGAGRLHVAGPNIMKGYLLPDNPGVLTPPISPQYGEGWYDTGDIVHVDDEGFIHIRGRSKRFAKVGGEMVSLTAVEQLAIQAWPDAQHAAVSLPDPRKGEQIILLTTQRNAMLKQLAEASPGVAAINLPKKLFVLEKLPVLATGKTDYPGATEVANNLMMIQEGQ
- a CDS encoding glycoside hydrolase family 30 beta sandwich domain-containing protein, encoding MTQISSPEPTQAISVWLTSADRSRLFEKAQDVLFFQAGDGLGPAITLDPEQVRQTIEGFGFSVTGGSAMLISRLPTDVKQKLLNELFSADADGIGVSFLRLSIGASDLSERSYSYDDLPAGQTDFELAYFDLDAGDCEVVPLLREILALNPEIKIIATPWSAPRWMKTNQAAVGGKLRPECYAVYAQYFVKYLLAMRARGIAIHAITPQNEPQNFKNDPSMVMEAAEQAEFVKTYLGPALAEAGLAEVEILCWDHNCDVKEYPLAVFADAGARHYLRGSAWHLYGGDISVLSEIHAAYPDMKLYFTEQWVGSDGEFGGDLMWHVRHVLIGACRNWSNAVLEWNLAADPFCCPHTPGGEARCVGALTIDGERVERNVAYYIIGHAAKTVRPGSVRIDSSNDLLPNVAFVTPEGNLVLIVLNDGEAGVGFDIRYRALTARVEIPAKSVATYLWPANYSAPADFSDIL